In the Ricinus communis isolate WT05 ecotype wild-type chromosome 3, ASM1957865v1, whole genome shotgun sequence genome, aagagaagaaTCATAGGCCTCCTTGCTAGTGAGAGAGGAATCGACCACCCTTAGAACACCTCTCTCTGCAAGCAAACCCTCTTTCTTAAAACTAGTGGAGAAATGTAAAATGCTAACTTCATATAATCACAGCCTTAATTGCAATTATAGATTATTGGCTCTGCAATCAATCAGAGAAGAAACTCTCTGAGAGCAAAGCATCATAATTTATGTACCGAAACAAAAGTTATTTTCAGTGAAAACAGATCTGAAAAGAGGAGGCTCAgatttttccttctttaatCCGACATAAATGAAACACCACATTTTCACAGCTGCAAAATCTTGCATATATGCAGAGACCATCCTTTCACTGACCAGCATCAAAGATTCACCCTGCCGTGACAAGAGGCAATTTCACTGCAAATCTGATTTCACAAATTTGATCATGTCATCATAGCCTCACCATGATGGtgctgatttttctttttctttttttttttttcttttgttttccttttcttattttaaggGCTGTTGGTAACATGAAAATAGAGAGAATAAATCATAGGCTTCGCTGctaattagaaagagaggagtCAACCACCCTTAGAAACCCTTCCTTCTCTATCTAAGAGCAAACAGTCATTCTTAAAACAATGAAGGAAAAATATCCTCAACCACCATGAAGGCCCAACATGACAAATGGGATAAACATTAGGGGCACATATGAGCCTTTTCACTTATAATTACTgttgttataataattatttctattattactAAACAACAGTGACAGCAACagcaagaacaagaacaagacAGAGATCACTTCGTGTAATTATGGCCAAACCTCAGGGAGTTTATAGTAATAAACACCACATCTTCAAATCATTGGCTCTACAGGCGTTCAGAGAGGGGAGGCAACCACCTTGTAAGAACATCCAATCCACCTTTCTCTGAGAGCAAAGCCCCATTCTTTAACATAACAGAGGTTTGGAAGAAATGAGCTTTTGAATCACAAAAAatgatttgaaaaaattacagAGCTTCGAAAAGCTGGATCGTTTGAGTACTCTGTGACACGTGTGTAATACACATGTGAGTGAAAGCGAGTGAGTTGAATATTGTAAACAGAGAAACGATTGTGTCGATAGAATACTGACAAGATGGACTCACCACAGCTGGAAATTAAAAGCAATGGATATGGGAAAATGGGGTAGAGGATGGATGACTGTGAATAGCCACCCTTGCTCTGCAACTGGAACACAACAGCCGTCCATAACTACTTGATTAACAAAGTAATGCACGTAGAGAAGAGTAATTTTAAAAGCAAGACCATTAACAGGGAAGCAAAAgagagaattaaaataaaagtggaGAGAGAAATAACTTTGGCTGCAACCATGAAAgacattaatttatataatgagACAAAACTTACTTTCCATGAAACAAACGAATCCTAAATAGATGTGGAAGAGGAGACTCAGATTTTGCCTTTCTAAAATCCGACGTAAAATGAAACACCATATTTTCACAGCTGCAATTCTTGCGTACATGCAAAGCCAAGAAAGTGATGGCAAAACCATCATTTCACAGACCAGCATCAAGATTTACCCTGCCGTGCAAAAAGGCAATTTCTCTCCGATTCTGATTTCACAACTTCGACCATATCTTCATAGCCTCTCTATATCTCTACAAACATGAGGGGCAAAAATGCACCACTTCCCATATACATTTATAGGGAAAAGACTTGCCTAGTCCAGGtgccatttatttatttattcatatattatgtttcttcttcttctttcaagGGCTGTTGGTAATATAAAAACAGAGAGAAGAAATCATAGGCTTCGCTGctaattagaaagagaggagtCAACCGCCCTTAGAAcccttctttctctctctaagagCAAACCCTCATTCTTTATAATATGAAGGATCATGAGGGCAAATCCGTACCTTTTCCCTCataatagttattattattattattattattattactattattaagcAACAGCAGGAGCAAGAAAGAGATCAGTAGTATAATTATGATCAAACCTCAGAGGGTTTATGATCATGAACACTAAAAGTAAGGCGGTTTATTTCATGATAAAGACAAGGAGGCGATTATGAAATCATCGGCTCCACAACCTTTCAGAGAGGGGAGGCAACCACCTTACAAGAAAATCCAATCTACCTTTCTCTGAGAGCAAAGCCTCATTCTTTAACTCAATACAGTATTCAATCGGACTAAGGGTCAATTTGCCCCTTCAATAAGAAGAAATGAGCTTTTGgatgaaaaaaaatcaaaacccaGAGCTCCGCAGAACTGGATCATTCAAGAACTCCCTGACCTGTGTAATACACGCGCGAGTAAAAGCAAGTGAGGTGAATATTCTAAACGAAGAGAAATAATTGTTTCAACGGAATACTGACGAGATGGACTCACCACCGCCGAAAACTATAGATGATGGATCTGGGAAAAAGGAGCAGAGGATGAAGGGTTGTGAAGAGGCCCCTGCTCTGCAACTGGAACGCAGAGGCTATAACTTCTTGAGTTCACAATGCAAAGCACATGATAATAGAGTAATTTTTAAAGCAAGAACATTAATAAGGAAGCAAAAtagaatcaaataaatttcttttttaaaagtgTAAATAAAAGTGGAGAGAGAAATAACCTTGGCCGCCGCCGCCGGCACGAAGGGACGAATGCACATGTTACCGAAAATGGAGGAGGGAGAAGTCCAAACTAATGAAGATCCTTTCATTTTCCAGAGAGCGGAGATAAAAGAGGTAGGTTCTTTTTCAGTTGCATGCCGATGCAGGCGATGGTGAGGAAGAGGAAGGGTAAGAGAGTATTGCAGAGTGACTTATGGATTTTTGTAAAAGGCTATTGCACAAATAAGCCCCTAAACTATAGACTAAAATGCATATATCAACCTAAACTTCACTTTTACCCGCAAGATCGTTCAAGCACTTTAACTCAATTACCGTcgattaactatttacttagttaaaaaaaaagaaaaaagtaaaaaaaatatatttagtttagcGCTTTTGTATTTAAAGAATTGTAATTCTTTTCGTATCAAAAAAATACATTCCTTACATTTTTACTATCCtgtaaattagtatttttaaatttttatgatttaatatcaatataatactCATTATCAATagtaaaatcattttattaagtGACTTAGTatataactaattatattaaattcatattaattaagtcaatattttttttaattttattaggaataaaaagaaataatttttaaaataaaattatactagttgatttgatagaaaattatctataaaatagttttattattgaaaataaatattatattgatattaaatcatagaaatataaagatattaatCTGTAAGGCGGTAAgaatgtaaatatatatatatatatatatatatatatatataaaaggtaTCTCTTTGTTACGAAAAAAATCACAGTCCTCTAAGTATAAAAGCGCTTAACCAcaaaatatgtttttatattttttcgttaaaaatataataaaaaaataattagtagaTTCctccttctttcctttctacattttctcttattttttaatttctaaccAACAAACaactaaattttcaaaaataaaattctaactAGCATAATATTCCACTATTATCATCTTCGCCGccgttttcttttccttcctttttttacacattagattcaaaaatataaaagaataaatccaACTACCTACCGCCATCACTACCAACACTATCTCCACTACCCACTAAAAAGAATGCAAAAATGACTTTGAATactcaaataaagaaattatgaatctTTAAAGCATAGTTTGAGAATGTTCACAACAATTTTGTTCTATATGTTCTTTATGatattacatttaaaatatttttcaaagcatgctGGAATCTGAAACTATTCTAATATGTGacatttcttatttctttgtaAGCTGAACACTAAATGTATGCCAATCTTTTGGCGTTCCATGGTTAGTTGTTCATAATATGAGTGTTTTATCTATAGCTACTAATAAAGTAAATCATCTGGATATATTAACCATTTAGAAGCTCCATTAATTTAAAGATATACCTTTTATTTGGCACAAGTTGATGCATCAGATGCTTAGTTAGATGAATTAGCTTGTGGGTTAGATGAGTCagaattttcatttctttgtttggacatttagtaattaagaattttgatatataaatcttaattcattttcttgtttCCAAGTTTAATCTTACaatcttattcttttatttctagtattggattaattaaaataatgattagTTGATGGCTCTTGAGGATTTATATGAAAAGTCATTAATGAAAGTTATGGAAAACAATAAAGAACAaccaaagaaatgaaaaatgaaaagtaaaagaataagatTCACAGtattactttatatttttttatgcaaCAAAAGATTGACTAATGGTGACGGGCTTGAatgttgatttttaaaaagtttaaggaCATAAATAGGCAAAAGTGAACGTTGGAGTGATATATGTCCGATAACCCATAGTTCAATGGCTATTTTGGACAAAAGGCCTTtgtaaaaagtaaatatgaaggaagattttatattaattaagacCATTCTTTTTCAGGGatataatcttaaattaatttattagcatATAAACTTGCGAgataatactatatatattaaatatttattgttacTATGGGGTCAACAAGATAATGATACTTAAAACTATAAGCTTGAATCTAGTTTacattgtatttttataatcttgtGATGTAATGTCTAATAGTAGAGAATTCAAGAATTGATGTGAGGGTATTCTGATCTTCGAATTTTCATACCGGTATTGTTTATTTTGGAACGGTTAGAAGGGTAGTTctataacatatatttaattaattaatatttgaagaTAGATGATTTCATTGCCACAAAAGAAACATTATAAGAGATTAAGCCATCTAAATTTACTCATCAAGACTCTTTTACCAACTCATGagcataataaataaaaataaagagaatgatCTGAAACATCTTACTAGAAAATGGACATTCTTAAGAATAGTATCCACATCCACATGAAAAATAGAAGACCATTCAAATTATCAATAAGCATTTTGGCATATCCTTCAAATATTAGATATTAGATCTCCTTTAAAATGTCAAACTTCACTACTTCCTTCATAGTAATACCTTTTATGATGGAAGAATAGTCTATAACAAATATTCAATCAGCTAAgtacaaaaaagaaacttatCTTTAATATCCTTAGTTACAGCACCTCTAAGGAGCTCTTTTACCTGATTTACAAACACCAACACTAAAGTTGAATTTCACTGCAGGGCTTAGGGGAGGTCATTATTGGTGCACCCTTGAGCAAAAAGCAGTTGGGCTAGGTAAGATAAGACAGGGTATTGCTCATACATGTTGGCTTTAATAAGATAACAAGACTAAGACAATCAACAATAATGATCAATGATTTCTCGAATCATTATTGAACACCAATGTATTTCTAGATTTCCATAAATTTCAAAggatatatgaaaaaatgtcGAGTTGACTAACCGTTAAAAGCACTTGTAGAATTAGGCAGAAAATGGATCACAACTATTGCCAATGCTCATACctttaaaaactttaattcTTAAACCAAATGAAGATGAATACTAGCATTTGGATAGTGGAAAAAGTCCAAATCATTTATTCACTTGCTCATAAAAGTTGCAACTATTATTGGAACCttgaattcttttattgaGCTCTTGACTAGAAAGAAGACACATgatcaatattttctaaatggGAATTAGGATTTCACTTGGAAGTTTCTATTTTCACAGGCTACTCCATAGACCGtaagaagaaagagaattgaTGATGTATGCATGTTAAGAAGGATAATGAGAGCAGAGTTCTTGAGCTACCCAAGATCTCAATATAACTCAACACATGTCCTAGTTAGAATAATGCCTGTCCTTAGACCCAATCAAGCTTGTAGGAATTTTTACAAATAGTTTATGCCTCATATAGAAAGAAGCCCTTGGATTAGAGATGGCTTCCATTATTTGTTTAGGAACACAATCAATGAGCCTATGCGTTgaacaaatattataatttggtgAAGGCCTTGAGACTGACATGAATGGATATTCAGTGGAAAGCCATTAGTCACACCAATAGCATCCTTGACTTGTACTATTTAATTCCATGGAACAACAAATTCTTTTTCTGCCGACGTACTTTTCTACACCCATAATCTGTTATTATAAcgatttatataattaattatagaagATAATATCTTATgaatcaaaaaattataatatcatgTGAGAGAAAACCTTAGATGGTCTCTTTTAGGccacattttaattataaggcttaattattttaaagtatccgatttttttcatattacactagtagatttttatatttttaataatcaagtATAACATCTTTATCTTTAGACTCCGTTAAACatccttttataaaaaatagaaattaactttgaataaaatcaaaaaatagaggttaactttaaaaaaaaaaaatgccaaAATACTCTTAATaggttaaatattttaatatcactGAATTTTACCAAATTATACTAGTAGATctctatattttcaataattaattctaataccatctcattttattatgttaaattattatatcattaagtcaaaaataaatattttaaaagataaaatactaatttttgatatattacGAACAATCGTTTAGAAAGGCAATGGAATAATTATGAGATCTAATTATAAGACAgttgcatttctttttttctttttttaaatcaattggACAATATTGTATCATACGACATTGGCTTAAGGTATTAAGCAGAAGATTTCATccttcaaatttaatttttcttttagacaACACATTCAGAATCTTATTAATACCCACTGTTGTgtgtttcttttaaatttgctTAGATTTACATTTTGACACTCAGTATTCCTATTTTTATCTTCGCATTAGATTAAGAAAGTACTAAATcaacaattatataaaatttatgtattgaATTGGAATTCTCTCTAACtgtaattggaatttattgTTTTGATCAAATTATTGATTTCATAAAACTAATAGAATTTATTGGACCGACtactaaaattctttttcataaaaCGGTAAAATTGTAGAAAACTTTTtctaatagttttaaattgtGTTTGATTAAAACGATGAATggaagtaaataaataatataaaaaaaaataaacggTTGagttttctttgaattttttggTAGCGGAGAAAGAGAGGAAATATTCTCCATTTACCggcaaaaaaaaagaaaatcactaAAGGATTTATGTATATTACATTTTTTTGAGAGGAATTACTATtggtatataaattttatattttgacaaatgtattcaattttgatatataaaatttaaattttataaataattgtattcttttaattaataaattattatctttaattaaataataattttaatttataaaaatagtattttaattataattataatatttatattgattaaaaatttattttctaattagatacaATCTTTTAGtcttaaaactaatattttagattatattttaatatttttatcaactaacaagttagttttctaattattcaatagtttctaatcctaaaaatagtaatataattatataatactaaagataattttatatatcttttcagtgattttatatatttagattaataaactttcttaaaacaaataaatcttaaaatatcaaaaaccTTTTAGAAgtgttttataaatattgaatttattattatttttaaatattatagatagttaaaaataataaatatcttattaaattttatttttattttaatattattatcaataattaaaatgattacaataatgtataatataaataattagttatttattagtGAAATAAGTGAAAAGGTAATAtcgttattttctttttgtctctctaatgaaaaaaaagagaacttgaggtttgtttaattatatcaaatattttaaaaaatctaaaaattaaaaattatttatactatttttttaaataaaatttaaattaaaaggtttgaaaaataaatttaatatatatatatctaaaatttctcctatttattttccaataaaaatgaagagttattttatattttttatacttaaaatataattcaaataaaataaattttataatagtaAGTAGCacatattttataagttttataaaatttaagaaaataagaattttttatttaagattaaaaattaaaatgaaaagataaaCAGGTTTTCTTCTAATCCTTTCTCCTTTATTTTCTCCTTCCTCTCAATCTATCCTTCTAGCCAAACATACCCTTAGCGCTTTTGTTGGTGGACGGAACGAACAAATACCCGGGCCCTACACTTTCTATGATTACTGGCTGCTTCCACCGCATCAATTCTAAGCAGCCCACAACACGATTCTCCCATTTACGGTCCAGATTCCTTTGATGTACATAATTGGGCCAATAACATCTCACCACTTAACCTCTCAGAAGCAACTAAAAGTAGACACAAACACGGACAAATAGACCCCGAAACACATTTCTCCTTTTCGCGATcccaaaaaattgaaaataataatgaataaaaaaacagagagatagagagattGTTACACGACACCGGACAGACACAGCTTCACGTTGGcgtgagaaaataaaaaaatatatttattttttgtttttgtagagagagaaagagagaggagaTGAAGATCACGGCACTTTTGGTATTGAAGTGCATACCGGAGGGATCGGATCCGGTGATAGTAGCAAACGCAGCAGATGTCAGCCATTTCGGTTACTTTCAGAGGTCAAGCGTGAAAGAATTCATCGTTTTCGTCGGCCGTACCGTCGCGAAACGCACTCCTCCTGACCAACGCCAGTCTGTTCAACACGAAGGTAGCTTCTTCTACAACGATCTTATcctaatttcatattattCTTGTATTTTCAATGTGGTTGATCTCAATAAAGAATGTAATTGGTTTTGTTTTAACAATTGTGTTAGAGTATAAGGTGCATGCTTATAACAGAAATGGACTCTGTGCATTGGGATTTATGGACGATCATTATCCCGTTCGCAGTTCGTTTTCCCTTCTCACTCAGGTAAAATTTGCCACGTGTCGATGAATTAgtaaagtttatattttttttctatttctctttGATATTATGAAGCTGTGGTGCTATTGtttgttgaattttgataATTGATACTTTGATTTATAAAGTAATAACTTATCTTTTGGAATTGAAAATTGAATCATCGAGTAGCTTGCTTGGCAACATATGATTTTCAAGACAAGCAATTTAAAAGAATCAACAAGTTTAGATTATGATCCctttatgttatttatatGGTTAATTTGGATACATTAGAATGCTTTCCAGGATTTTCTGGAATTTATATATCTACTCAAATGATTAGCAGCAGCTGGTTCTATGTTTTACATTCTCAAAATTTTAAGGgcaattttgtatttttaagaTGTCTTAGGAgtcttttttattgtttttctttcttttgttagtttaaaaatcttacttgaattcttgttggcGATGGTTTAGGACAGTGaatttctttgatgtttgaattaGGACAAGTATTTGGAATCCTTTGTCGTAAAAGCTTAGAATTAGTTTGGGGTGTATAAATACCCATGCTTGTATTGTTGTTTGTCCATTCATTGATTTAGATTAAATTACAGCATTTATAAAACTTTCTAAGCACTAAAAATCCAATCTAATTATTCTTTACCGCAAGCTGTTTCACAATGGTTTGTTAATGTTCCATTGTGTGCTTTAGGAAAGATTATATTTAGATGGGATCTTCTTGGTTTCTTGGTAAGTTGAGAAACTGTTATATGTGCAGGTTTTAGATGAGTATCAGAAGAATTTTGGTGATTCATGGAGGACTGCACAGGCAGATAGCACTCAACCTTGGCCATATTTGAATGAAGCTTTGGCCAAGTTCCAAGTAAGTCAACATTCTTACAGTTAATTTTGTAATGCAGCTATTTAATGTTAGTAAAAATGTGAAAGTTGTtaatcttttttccttttcacttttcattaatattttcagGATCCTGCAGAGGCAGACAAGTTATTGAAAATTCAGAGGGAGTTGGATGAGACAAAAATTATCCTGGTGAGTTCATAGTTGCTGCAGTTTACATGTACTTGATCATTTACACGATTGCATTTCCTGTTCTATTAGCCTTCCTCCTACGAAGGATTTTATTATTGCCCCTTCCTTTTCCAGCAAGATACAGTTATAATTGATTGttccctcttcctttcctCCCCTCCCGCTACTGCTGGTAACTTGAGTTTTCTGATTTCTGCTGTGGCACATGTAACTTGGTTTTGATATGAAGCTACCTAGTTTGTAGAAAACTTAGATGTTAGATTGTGGATGGAAAAGTTTTTGATGCCATTAGTGATACCGTGCAACAAGTATCTCTACTTCTTTCAAATATGAAACCATTTGAGACTCTGCTTTTCCTTCTTGTAATTATGTTAACAACCTCattacttttgttttttcgTTGAAGCAttggtatttaattatttaattcttggATTTAACATTAGCCATTCTGAGATTTATTAGACAAGGAAGATTATCTGTTTTCCGCGTAAAGCTGATTGGCTGCATTTTAACCACTTTTACCTGGAAAAGTGGTGGAAGGCATTGGGGCTGTCTCTTGTCAGTTTCATGCTTCTTTTTGAGAAACATAGAAATTAGTTTATGCCTTGATGGTCCTTGTTTGGAGGATAGTCAATATCATACAAGTTCTGATTACCATTTCTTaggtttttgtttctttttgctgATTTATTATAGTTATCTGGAATGGCACCATATGTTATTTGTAATGAGTTGTATATCTGATGCATGCCAAATATAAGATTTGTATTTGTAGCCCCTGTTGCTTTGGCTGGTAATTTTAAACGAAATTCATCTTTTATATGCAGAcagattatttaattaattaatgattccTAGTTTAGATATACAAGTTACCCACGTTCGATTATGCCTGAACAACTCTTATCTGTAGGATATTGCTTCAGGATTTTCAGGAAttctttgaaatatttttagttttggtTGGACTATACACACTCAGGTCATGCTTGATGAAATTCTTCAAGAAAGTTCAATTTGCACCTAGTGTTTTGATCTCTCCTACAAGCCTATTCTTTAGATTAGTTGTCTGAGATAGTTTtccttttcatattaaatgaTCCAAATTATATTATCTACATAAGCGCACCACTTGAGTATGCTCTTTCGTTGTTCATATTCCTTCTAATCTGCGCTCTTGGGCCAGAAGTTCATGTGAAATTTTGCGATGCAACAAGCTAGGTGAAAAGTTTAGGGAAGCAAGCAAATGAATCAGATTTCGAACACAGTCATTCTTGcatatgtattattttctctcttttcccCCTTGCATAGAGGAAAACAGATTGAGTGTATATTGCTCCATCTATCCGAGTGATACAACTGtttgaaaaatgaaagtgCCTTCTCACTGGTCTTTGTTCCTTCACTGATTTTATTCTTACATTAGCTGCTGTATtggaaattattaaaacttgGATTGTTTGTTGGAAGGactgatttatttttcttcccGTTGTTCACATCTAAATGATACTTCCATGTCATTTATCTGTACTTCAACCTGGCTTTCTTTCTACTCTCCTATTTCATCTCTCGCTGACATGTATatgcatttctttttaaaaaaatgctTTTGCTACAGCATAAAACTATTGACAGCGTGCTTGCTCGAGGCGAGAAACTAGACAGTCTAGTTGAAAAGAGTTCAGATCTGAGTGCTGCATCACAGGTACATCTGCACATATTTCTATACTGTCATTATTATTTTGCTAGTACAATTCTTTCTATCTCTACCAAATGTGTTTAACTCTTCTTAAGCTTTTATTTTAGTCTTCCTCAGGATGTGCTtctgtaaattttttttacctttttcacTTCACTGTTGATCCATGTATCACTAGGGCATGTGAATTTCTAAAGTTGACAGAAGTTAGTTTGTGCCACAAGCAAGTGTCATAGGCTACCAAGGTTATTAACACTAGAAAGGTCTGTGAAGCTGAATACTATTATTCAAGTGAGGTATTGATGACTATTTGAGAGTCCAATGTAAATCCAGAAAGCTACTTTTGCTTTCCATATTTGAAGAAGGAGATAGGAAAACTGTTGCTTTGGGGGAAGATGggaatatttgaatttatttagcTTCTGCAGGACACCCAAGAGgttctatatttaatattaatcaaatttagtttagtttctaCAGATACCTTGGTATTAGTCATGTTACCACCACCTGTACACCAGTTGTAAATTGACACCTTTGCCTCTTATTAATGTTTTTGTTTCT is a window encoding:
- the LOC8282512 gene encoding VAMP-like protein YKT61, with the protein product MKITALLVLKCIPEGSDPVIVANAADVSHFGYFQRSSVKEFIVFVGRTVAKRTPPDQRQSVQHEEYKVHAYNRNGLCALGFMDDHYPVRSSFSLLTQVLDEYQKNFGDSWRTAQADSTQPWPYLNEALAKFQDPAEADKLLKIQRELDETKIILHKTIDSVLARGEKLDSLVEKSSDLSAASQMFYKQAKKTNQCCTIL